A region of Desulfatiglans anilini DSM 4660 DNA encodes the following proteins:
- a CDS encoding acyloxyacyl hydrolase, which translates to MQTPKYGKEAKVRKMGVVCNRKKAWIVIAFMLPLMAGAGQSRAMELCAGDAAFDAPFRKGQVALQLASGLLFSPTMLAKRSSVMDYWQTNLRLSKMLTKPGPDRSLLRGNWELIGELTYSYIYKGAGNVMGGITGLIRYNFVQPGARCFPYLQAGVGVVLNDAYRDGNQIDLGQAVEFTPQGSAGLRFMLSPHWALNGEVMFHHVSNAGLSMRNRGLNAFGGLVGMTYFFGGTGEPVR; encoded by the coding sequence ATGCAAACGCCAAAATACGGCAAGGAGGCGAAGGTTCGAAAGATGGGGGTGGTGTGCAATCGGAAGAAGGCTTGGATCGTCATTGCCTTCATGCTGCCTTTGATGGCCGGAGCGGGGCAGTCCCGCGCCATGGAGCTCTGCGCCGGCGATGCGGCATTCGATGCGCCTTTCAGAAAGGGGCAGGTCGCACTGCAGCTTGCGTCCGGCCTTCTTTTCTCACCGACCATGTTGGCAAAGCGGTCGTCTGTCATGGATTATTGGCAGACCAATCTGCGCCTTTCGAAAATGCTGACGAAGCCGGGGCCCGACAGGTCGCTTCTCCGGGGGAATTGGGAACTGATCGGCGAACTGACTTACTCGTATATTTATAAGGGGGCAGGCAACGTCATGGGAGGCATTACCGGACTTATCCGCTACAATTTCGTCCAGCCCGGTGCGCGCTGCTTTCCTTACCTCCAGGCTGGGGTGGGGGTGGTCCTGAACGACGCCTATCGCGACGGGAATCAGATCGACCTCGGACAGGCCGTCGAGTTCACTCCGCAGGGCAGTGCGGGATTACGGTTCATGCTCTCTCCGCATTGGGCGCTGAACGGCGAGGTCATGTTCCATCATGTCTCAAACGCCGGCCTGTCGATGCGAAACAGGGGACTCAATGCCTTCGGGGGACTCGTGGGGATGACGTATTTTTTTGGCGGCACGGGAGAGCCTGTCCGATAA
- a CDS encoding 3-keto-5-aminohexanoate cleavage protein produces the protein MDKLIITAAITGGASPESNPYLPKTPREQVEATVEAYEAGASIVHLHPRNPQTGKGENRPEWYAEAVSGIRERCDILVNVSTGGTGRRVDGDWLYKEIPEESVKGRIGVIPILAANPETKPDIASFNAGSPVIDIYNRKTDEFLLKFVMVQSFPDMVHMAQVMKEHGVKPELECYDIGMINNCKVLKELGSLEEPLYFQCVLGVLGQIPATVENLQYMVRNIPEGSPWSVCAIGLNEFYMGTVGMIMGGHVRVGFEDNIYLSKGVPAKSNAELVAKVARLAKELDREIATPAEARKILGLPPRQPAT, from the coding sequence ATGGATAAACTGATCATTACAGCCGCTATCACCGGGGGGGCGTCTCCGGAGTCCAATCCCTATCTTCCAAAAACACCGAGGGAGCAGGTGGAGGCGACGGTCGAGGCCTACGAGGCTGGGGCATCGATCGTACACCTTCATCCGAGAAACCCGCAGACCGGCAAAGGGGAAAACAGGCCGGAGTGGTATGCGGAGGCCGTTTCGGGTATACGCGAACGCTGCGATATCCTCGTCAATGTCTCTACGGGGGGTACGGGGCGGCGCGTAGACGGTGACTGGCTTTACAAAGAAATACCCGAAGAGTCGGTGAAAGGCAGGATAGGCGTCATACCGATATTGGCGGCAAACCCTGAAACGAAACCCGACATCGCCTCATTCAACGCGGGATCGCCGGTGATCGATATTTACAACAGGAAGACGGACGAGTTTCTGCTCAAATTTGTCATGGTCCAAAGTTTTCCGGATATGGTTCACATGGCGCAGGTCATGAAGGAGCATGGCGTCAAACCTGAACTGGAATGCTACGATATCGGCATGATCAACAACTGCAAGGTTCTGAAAGAATTGGGGTCCCTCGAGGAGCCCCTCTACTTTCAATGTGTTCTCGGTGTCCTCGGGCAGATCCCGGCCACGGTGGAAAACCTTCAGTATATGGTCAGGAATATTCCCGAAGGCTCACCCTGGTCCGTCTGCGCCATTGGTCTGAACGAGTTCTACATGGGGACGGTGGGGATGATCATGGGGGGACATGTGCGGGTCGGCTTCGAGGACAATATTTATCTTTCCAAAGGCGTTCCTGCAAAGAGCAACGCGGAACTGGTTGCCAAGGTGGCGCGGCTGGCCAAGGAGTTGGACCGAGAGATTGCGACTCCGGCGGAGGCCCGGAAAATCCTGGGGCTGCCCCCTCGGCAGCCTGCCACCTGA
- a CDS encoding AI-2E family transporter — protein MNPVIAWFRRHLSDPQIVILGVLLVIGGVLVLALGEILAPVLVSLVVAYLLEGLVKFFERLKIPRILSVVIIFVLFMAGLLFLFLALIPLLWQQLVQLIQGLPSKISWTQDALMQLPERYPEFFSEQQIRDFMAMLRSELAHAGQRLVSLSIASARLIVWIVVYMFLVPMLVFFFLKDKNRLLEWVRRFLPAERRLASEVWQEVDRQIGNYVRGKAWEILIVWVVSFITFSLLGLEFAMLLSLFVGLSVLIPYIGATVMTFPVAFIAYFQWGPTAPFFYTVGAYLLIQILDGNVLVALLFSEAVNLHPIAIIVAVLFFGGVLGFWGIFFAIPLATLVQAIINQWGRTRLSN, from the coding sequence ATGAATCCCGTTATAGCTTGGTTCCGCAGACATCTTTCCGATCCCCAGATCGTAATCCTCGGGGTGCTTCTCGTAATCGGCGGGGTCCTCGTCCTGGCACTGGGCGAGATCCTCGCCCCCGTCTTGGTCAGCCTTGTCGTTGCCTATCTGCTCGAAGGGCTGGTGAAATTCTTCGAGCGTTTGAAAATTCCCCGCATCTTGAGCGTAGTGATCATCTTCGTGCTTTTCATGGCCGGCCTGCTTTTTCTCTTCCTGGCGCTCATCCCGCTTCTCTGGCAGCAGTTGGTACAGCTCATCCAGGGGCTGCCCTCCAAGATATCCTGGACACAGGATGCCTTGATGCAATTGCCGGAGCGGTACCCCGAGTTTTTCAGTGAGCAGCAGATCCGGGATTTCATGGCCATGCTGCGCTCCGAGCTTGCCCATGCCGGGCAGCGGCTCGTTTCCTTGTCGATCGCTTCGGCCCGCTTGATCGTATGGATCGTGGTCTATATGTTCCTTGTACCTATGCTTGTGTTTTTCTTCCTGAAAGACAAGAATCGCCTGCTCGAATGGGTGCGACGATTTCTTCCGGCGGAAAGGCGGCTGGCCAGCGAGGTCTGGCAAGAGGTCGACCGCCAGATAGGGAACTATGTACGCGGGAAGGCCTGGGAGATCCTCATCGTCTGGGTGGTCAGTTTCATCACCTTTTCACTCCTGGGTCTCGAGTTTGCAATGCTGCTGAGTCTTTTCGTCGGGCTTTCCGTTCTGATCCCCTATATCGGTGCCACCGTGATGACGTTTCCCGTGGCCTTCATCGCCTATTTCCAATGGGGGCCGACCGCGCCTTTTTTCTATACCGTCGGCGCGTATCTTCTCATCCAGATACTTGACGGGAACGTGCTGGTCGCCCTCCTTTTCTCGGAGGCCGTCAACCTGCACCCCATCGCCATCATCGTCGCAGTCCTCTTTTTCGGCGGTGTCCTCGGTTTCTGGGGAATCTTCTTCGCCATCCCCCTCGCCACCCTCGTCCAAGCCATCATCAACCAATGGGGTCGGACCAGGTTATCCAATTGA
- a CDS encoding universal stress protein, translating to MTTNVLVPLSDSVSSRAVVDYLVNLPFCPEDWNVVLMHLFRKPSASEELMGKKFTEEMSARYQDVLEKAQDRLIEAGFTPDHITIKMISEPYPTISDGIIDQFRKDKYDMVVIGRKRMTKAEEFVMGDVSVKLLRALEGAAILVVKSK from the coding sequence TTGACAACGAATGTACTTGTACCTCTCAGCGACTCTGTGAGTTCCCGGGCGGTGGTCGACTACCTGGTGAATCTCCCTTTCTGTCCGGAAGACTGGAACGTCGTTCTGATGCATCTTTTCCGCAAGCCCTCCGCGAGTGAAGAGCTGATGGGAAAGAAGTTCACGGAGGAAATGTCGGCGCGCTATCAGGATGTGCTCGAAAAGGCGCAGGACCGTCTGATCGAAGCCGGGTTCACGCCTGACCACATTACGATCAAGATGATCAGCGAGCCTTATCCGACGATTTCCGACGGGATCATCGATCAGTTTCGTAAAGATAAGTATGATATGGTCGTCATCGGGCGCAAGCGGATGACCAAGGCCGAGGAGTTTGTCATGGGGGACGTCAGCGTAAAACTGCTGCGGGCCCTCGAGGGAGCCGCCATCCTGGTCGTGAAGTCGAAGTGA
- a CDS encoding 4Fe-4S binding protein codes for MAIRKALIAYFSPAGTTRRMARAFESTLRAAGTPAVMIDLGRDDDIPFVMSQMGAARDNICIYVGSPVYASYAAPPVTAFLSGLPPACNGFSVPFVTWGGVNSGRALYDMACTLQEKGYPVLGAGKFVAEHSLMWALDEPLAKGRPDRSDALLAEQLVTSVEAKMKTLEPAAIAADALAPDPQAPPQPDPEGFTRAKAHFPTRTLDQERCTLCNLCADQCPVQAIRLTPYPEFGPECIFCFNCVRYCPEGAIRAELAPLHVRIRKLRERFAEPAESKIYL; via the coding sequence ATGGCCATCCGCAAAGCACTGATCGCTTATTTCTCACCCGCAGGCACCACCCGCCGCATGGCCCGCGCGTTCGAAAGCACCCTCCGAGCCGCGGGGACACCTGCCGTCATGATCGACCTCGGACGGGACGACGACATTCCCTTCGTTATGTCCCAGATGGGCGCGGCCAGGGACAACATCTGCATCTATGTCGGCTCACCCGTATACGCCTCCTACGCAGCACCGCCCGTGACGGCTTTCCTTTCCGGGCTGCCCCCGGCCTGCAACGGATTTTCCGTCCCCTTCGTCACGTGGGGGGGCGTCAACAGCGGACGGGCTCTATACGACATGGCCTGTACGCTTCAGGAAAAAGGTTATCCCGTGCTCGGTGCCGGTAAATTCGTAGCAGAACACTCGCTCATGTGGGCCCTCGATGAACCCCTGGCGAAAGGCCGCCCCGACCGGAGCGACGCCCTGCTTGCCGAACAGCTGGTCACCTCCGTCGAAGCCAAGATGAAGACCCTCGAACCGGCTGCGATCGCCGCCGACGCGCTCGCTCCTGATCCGCAAGCGCCCCCGCAACCCGATCCCGAAGGGTTTACGCGGGCGAAGGCCCACTTCCCCACCCGCACCCTCGACCAGGAACGCTGCACCCTTTGCAACCTATGCGCGGACCAATGCCCCGTCCAGGCGATCCGCCTCACCCCTTACCCGGAATTCGGCCCGGAGTGTATCTTCTGCTTCAACTGCGTGAGATATTGTCCCGAAGGCGCCATCCGGGCTGAACTTGCCCCACTCCACGTGCGGATCCGAAAACTGAGGGAGCGGTTCGCGGAACCGGCCGAAAGCAAAATCTACCTCTAG
- a CDS encoding ABC transporter substrate-binding protein, producing the protein MSKKFLVSVVTFGLFYCLTVFQALAADTVKVGVISVLSGPLAVIGNGEKWSAEMAIEDYGTVLGKKIELVSRDHAYNPGVANEKAKELYEKENVDVIIACPNSAAALAVAEQARLHKKPFISTSAGTTALIGDKCNKYVIKWNYNDYMLATTVGLWGAEHLGKRWYTITSDYAWGHDLLKHFTAALKEKGGEHVGNDMVALGTSDYSPYILNAMNANPDVLVLLNVGKDAVNSTKAAMEYGLKKKCKIVHALLFEPDIRGAGPEVFADNYVAASWNWKVDNPGAREYADKYLERHGERPHFMAAAVYSATWQYLEAVKRAGTTDPDAVIKALEGHTFTDLFANPGYIRPEDHMQVAKALLLRAKKPDEIKEKEDFFEIVGTLPAEQAFGKPGQFGCQLN; encoded by the coding sequence ATGAGCAAAAAGTTTTTGGTAAGCGTCGTCACGTTCGGTCTTTTCTACTGTTTGACCGTTTTTCAGGCTCTTGCAGCGGATACGGTCAAGGTAGGGGTGATCAGCGTCCTGTCCGGACCGCTGGCTGTCATTGGCAACGGGGAGAAATGGTCTGCCGAGATGGCGATCGAAGATTATGGGACGGTGCTGGGTAAAAAGATCGAGCTGGTTTCGAGGGATCACGCCTACAACCCGGGTGTAGCGAACGAAAAGGCCAAGGAACTCTATGAGAAGGAGAATGTGGATGTCATCATAGCCTGCCCGAACAGTGCTGCAGCACTGGCCGTCGCTGAGCAGGCACGCCTCCACAAAAAGCCTTTCATTTCGACCTCCGCCGGCACTACTGCGCTCATCGGCGACAAGTGCAACAAGTACGTCATCAAGTGGAACTACAACGATTATATGCTCGCCACCACGGTAGGGCTCTGGGGTGCGGAGCATCTCGGAAAACGCTGGTATACCATTACCTCCGATTATGCCTGGGGCCATGATCTCCTGAAACATTTCACGGCCGCCCTGAAAGAGAAGGGCGGAGAACATGTCGGGAACGACATGGTGGCTCTGGGGACCTCCGATTACAGCCCATATATCCTGAACGCCATGAACGCGAACCCGGATGTTCTGGTACTGTTGAATGTCGGGAAGGACGCCGTCAATTCAACGAAGGCCGCCATGGAGTACGGCCTCAAGAAAAAGTGCAAGATCGTCCATGCCCTGCTTTTCGAGCCGGATATCCGGGGTGCTGGCCCCGAAGTTTTCGCCGACAACTATGTGGCTGCATCCTGGAACTGGAAAGTGGATAATCCGGGTGCTCGTGAATACGCGGATAAATACCTGGAGCGGCACGGCGAAAGGCCCCATTTTATGGCCGCCGCCGTTTACAGCGCCACCTGGCAGTATCTGGAGGCGGTGAAACGGGCTGGAACCACCGATCCCGATGCGGTGATCAAGGCCTTGGAAGGGCATACCTTTACGGATCTCTTCGCGAATCCCGGGTATATCCGGCCCGAGGACCACATGCAGGTCGCTAAAGCCCTCCTCCTGCGGGCAAAAAAGCCCGATGAGATCAAGGAGAAAGAGGACTTTTTCGAGATCGTGGGAACCCTGCCTGCGGAACAAGCCTTCGGCAAGCCGGGCCAGTTCGGCTGCCAGTTGAATTAG
- a CDS encoding TRAP transporter small permease: protein MEKESFKVVRKTAGLSSLFNLIASLALLVIMLLTCFDISMRYLFSRPIPGTYEIVSILGAVVAAFAMPYTMLQKGHVAVDILVKSLSRGKQLVIETVTHILGILFFLVLVWQSVELGLDMKAAGEITPILHIPFYPLIYLIGLCFFGLCLAILHNLIDFWKKAKR from the coding sequence ATGGAAAAAGAGAGCTTCAAGGTCGTCAGAAAGACTGCAGGGCTTAGCAGCCTGTTCAATTTGATCGCCTCTCTGGCGCTTCTGGTGATCATGCTGCTTACCTGTTTCGATATCTCCATGAGGTATCTCTTCAGTCGTCCAATCCCCGGGACTTATGAAATCGTGAGCATTTTGGGCGCTGTCGTGGCTGCCTTTGCGATGCCTTATACGATGCTGCAGAAGGGGCATGTCGCGGTGGACATCCTGGTCAAGAGCCTCTCGCGGGGCAAACAGCTCGTCATCGAAACCGTGACACACATTCTCGGCATCCTCTTTTTTCTTGTGCTGGTATGGCAGTCCGTCGAGTTGGGCCTCGATATGAAGGCGGCGGGGGAGATCACACCGATCCTGCATATTCCGTTTTATCCACTTATTTATTTGATTGGACTTTGTTTTTTCGGCCTATGCCTCGCCATTCTGCATAACCTCATAGACTTCTGGAAGAAGGCGAAAAGATGA
- a CDS encoding TRAP transporter substrate-binding protein, translating into MRKNFWFTVACLVCGALLASMGMVVPQAQAETYNFTYSTFFPPTHIQTKVPQAWAKEIEELSSGRIKIKIFTGGSLTPAPQIYDGVVKGISDFGSSVLAYSPGRFPIMEAVDNPLGYRNAYIATKVINELYNKFQPQEMSDVHICYLFAHGPGLLHTVNKPVRKLEDIQGLKIRSTGTSQLIVRAYGAAPVAMSQGETYDALRKNIVDGTLVPMEALEGFKQGEVLKYTTLTYSSAYTQGFFVAMNLKKWNSLPPDLQQIITDVSKKYANITAKAWEDSDESGREFVEKLGHEFIELSDEESAKFKEAVKPVFDTYIKNANAKGVDGEAVFKAVQEMVEEFSK; encoded by the coding sequence ATGAGGAAAAATTTCTGGTTCACAGTGGCGTGTCTGGTATGCGGTGCATTGCTTGCGTCGATGGGGATGGTCGTTCCGCAGGCACAGGCGGAAACCTACAACTTCACCTACAGCACGTTTTTCCCTCCAACCCACATTCAGACCAAGGTGCCCCAAGCCTGGGCAAAAGAGATTGAAGAGCTTTCCAGCGGCAGGATAAAAATAAAAATCTTTACCGGGGGGTCTCTCACGCCTGCCCCGCAGATCTATGACGGGGTGGTGAAGGGCATTTCGGATTTCGGATCCTCCGTCCTGGCCTACTCCCCGGGGCGCTTCCCTATTATGGAGGCGGTGGACAACCCGCTTGGCTACCGCAACGCCTACATCGCTACGAAGGTGATCAACGAATTGTACAACAAGTTCCAGCCGCAGGAGATGAGCGATGTCCACATCTGCTACCTGTTCGCGCATGGGCCCGGGCTGCTTCACACCGTGAACAAACCCGTCCGTAAGCTCGAGGATATACAGGGTTTGAAGATCCGCTCGACCGGCACGAGTCAGTTGATCGTGCGGGCCTATGGGGCCGCTCCTGTGGCTATGTCTCAAGGCGAGACTTATGACGCCCTCAGGAAAAACATCGTGGATGGGACCCTGGTGCCCATGGAGGCTCTCGAGGGCTTCAAACAGGGAGAGGTTCTCAAGTATACGACGCTCACCTACAGCAGCGCATACACCCAGGGCTTCTTCGTGGCTATGAATCTCAAGAAATGGAACAGCCTCCCGCCCGACCTGCAGCAGATCATTACGGATGTGAGCAAAAAATACGCTAACATAACGGCCAAGGCCTGGGAAGACAGCGACGAATCAGGGCGTGAATTTGTGGAGAAACTCGGTCATGAGTTTATCGAACTGTCCGACGAGGAATCGGCGAAGTTCAAGGAGGCCGTAAAACCGGTTTTCGATACCTACATCAAAAACGCCAACGCAAAAGGCGTCGACGGGGAAGCCGTCTTCAAGGCCGTCCAGGAAATGGTGGAGGAATTCAGCAAGTAG
- a CDS encoding ABC transporter ATP-binding protein has translation MLVLEDIHTYYDQSHILRGLSMDIRENEAVTLLGRNGAGKTTTCKSIMGMVPPRSGKVILKGEDITGLPPHRIAKRGVGFVPEERRIFPSLTVLENLSLPLWGRGQEGWTAERVYEAFPVLKARSRHAGSKLSGGEQQMLAIARILRARMEIILLDEPTEGLAPILVRSIASIIEEIKKSGITILLIEQNTRFATQVADRHCILYGGEIVYTDSNDAFRQAHDVQKRYLGV, from the coding sequence ATGCTCGTTCTGGAAGACATTCACACCTATTACGATCAGAGCCATATCCTCAGGGGCCTTTCGATGGATATCCGTGAGAACGAGGCGGTGACGCTGCTAGGCAGGAACGGGGCCGGCAAGACAACCACCTGCAAGAGCATTATGGGGATGGTCCCGCCTCGCTCGGGCAAGGTGATCTTGAAAGGCGAGGACATAACCGGCCTGCCCCCGCACCGGATTGCGAAGCGGGGTGTGGGTTTCGTTCCCGAGGAGCGGCGGATCTTCCCCAGCCTGACCGTGCTCGAAAATCTGTCTCTTCCTTTATGGGGCCGAGGGCAGGAGGGATGGACCGCCGAAAGGGTGTACGAGGCCTTCCCTGTTCTGAAGGCGCGCAGCAGACATGCGGGTTCGAAACTGAGCGGCGGCGAACAACAGATGCTTGCCATCGCGCGGATCCTCAGGGCGAGAATGGAGATCATCCTTCTGGATGAGCCTACCGAAGGGCTTGCGCCCATCCTCGTTCGATCGATTGCGTCCATCATCGAGGAAATCAAGAAGAGCGGCATCACGATCCTGCTCATCGAACAGAACACGCGCTTCGCTACGCAGGTGGCGGATCGCCACTGCATTCTCTATGGCGGTGAGATCGTCTACACGGACAGCAATGATGCTTTTCGTCAAGCACATGACGTGCAGAAGAGATATCTCGGCGTATAG
- a CDS encoding ABC transporter ATP-binding protein, giving the protein MNDRQVLLETVEVSKRFGALEVLSGVNLKVRQGAIHSIIGPNGAGKTTFFNLLTGIFPVSSGSILFKGKEITGLPPFRISRKGIARSFQITSIFPDLSVYENIRVAAQSRLGHAGNFLRKASALKEAMRKADRVLEMIGLADKCGHRAENLSYGEKRILDIGISLATDPELLLLDEPMAGLQSADMQWMMKLVKEISDRMTVVLIDHNIDLVLAISDRMTVLNQGMVIADGTPADIQRNARVQEAYLGGF; this is encoded by the coding sequence ATGAATGATCGACAGGTGCTCCTCGAAACGGTCGAGGTTTCCAAGCGCTTCGGAGCGCTGGAAGTGCTTAGCGGCGTCAACCTGAAAGTGAGACAGGGGGCTATCCACTCCATTATCGGCCCCAACGGCGCGGGGAAAACCACCTTTTTCAACCTGTTGACCGGGATATTCCCCGTCTCGAGCGGTTCGATTCTTTTCAAAGGAAAGGAAATCACGGGCCTGCCGCCGTTTCGCATCTCGCGGAAGGGCATCGCCCGCTCTTTTCAGATCACGAGCATATTTCCCGACCTTTCCGTCTACGAAAACATCCGGGTGGCGGCGCAGTCGCGCCTTGGACACGCGGGGAATTTTCTGCGCAAGGCCTCGGCACTGAAGGAGGCGATGCGGAAAGCGGACCGTGTGCTGGAGATGATCGGCCTCGCAGACAAATGCGGCCACCGTGCAGAAAACCTCTCTTATGGCGAAAAGCGGATCCTCGACATCGGGATTTCACTTGCCACGGATCCTGAGCTGCTCCTGCTGGACGAACCGATGGCAGGGCTGCAGTCCGCCGATATGCAATGGATGATGAAACTGGTCAAAGAGATATCGGATAGGATGACCGTCGTCCTCATCGACCACAACATTGACCTTGTCCTGGCGATATCGGACCGGATGACGGTTCTGAACCAGGGGATGGTTATCGCCGACGGCACCCCGGCGGATATCCAACGCAACGCGCGGGTTCAGGAAGCATATCTGGGAGGGTTTTGA
- a CDS encoding indolepyruvate ferredoxin oxidoreductase subunit alpha yields MPWINKEFCDGCRICVDSCVAGAISIIEDVAFIDDDKCIRCGVCHNVCPNDAVRHDGERIPDEVAENLNWVKTLLSHEYYFDDRDKQRQLIDRLQRYFLKNRKVAEKTMEEIERLFVQ; encoded by the coding sequence ATGCCATGGATAAATAAAGAATTTTGTGATGGTTGTCGGATTTGCGTGGATTCATGTGTTGCTGGAGCCATTTCAATAATAGAGGATGTAGCCTTTATAGATGATGATAAGTGCATCCGATGTGGTGTTTGCCACAATGTATGTCCAAATGATGCTGTGCGCCATGATGGTGAGCGTATTCCGGATGAAGTTGCAGAAAATTTAAATTGGGTAAAAACACTTTTATCACATGAATATTATTTTGATGATAGAGACAAGCAAAGACAGCTTATCGATCGTTTGCAGCGATATTTTCTTAAAAATAGGAAAGTAGCCGAAAAAACCATGGAAGAAATTGAAAGATTGTTTGTTCAATGA
- a CDS encoding GAF domain-containing protein translates to MGRKPERKFYLKEFKAISHAISIYEDLALLMNHLSEGTSRTFEAKGCSIFLVDDRENQLVHVSTYGISDEYLNKGPLVLNKESCVTCTGEPVLIRDMQKDPRVQYPEAAAKEGIVSMLSVPIKYHGAVIGVIRVYHAEPWEYHEADIETLCVLAEQLGVVIENNGLKNFLERVKMALESLPLRALEGL, encoded by the coding sequence ATGGGGCGAAAACCGGAGAGAAAATTTTATTTGAAGGAGTTCAAGGCAATCAGCCACGCCATATCGATTTATGAAGATCTGGCGCTCCTGATGAATCACCTGAGCGAGGGGACCAGCAGAACCTTCGAGGCGAAGGGTTGCAGCATCTTCCTGGTGGACGACAGGGAGAACCAGTTGGTTCACGTCAGCACCTATGGGATCAGTGACGAGTATTTGAACAAAGGGCCGCTCGTGCTGAACAAAGAGTCGTGCGTAACCTGCACCGGTGAGCCGGTCCTGATCCGGGATATGCAGAAGGACCCGAGGGTCCAGTACCCGGAGGCCGCGGCCAAGGAGGGGATCGTGAGCATGCTCTCCGTGCCGATCAAGTACCACGGCGCCGTCATCGGCGTCATCCGAGTCTACCATGCCGAGCCGTGGGAGTATCACGAGGCTGATATCGAAACCTTGTGCGTTTTGGCTGAACAACTCGGTGTGGTGATCGAGAACAACGGCCTTAAAAACTTTCTCGAAAGGGTGAAAATGGCCTTGGAAAGCCTGCCGCTGAGGGCCTTGGAAGGGCTCTAG
- a CDS encoding TRAP transporter large permease, whose amino-acid sequence MNPVHVGLLGVLFLVILLFSRFPVAFCMALVGLLGFGYLVSPAAALNITVKDFYTVYSSYDLTVVPLFVFMGQILFYSGISRKLYDAAFKWVGHYKGGLAMATIGACAGFSAICGSTNATAATMASVALPEMKRLKYRDELATGVVASGGSLGILIPPSVIFIVYGIQTEQSIGKLFMAGILPGILLSILFILTIYIWVSLRPEIAPLVEKQGLRTRIKSLTGLVEVIILFLLVMSGLFLGIFTPTEAGAVGAFGGLVIPLVRNQLSWEGFRDALYSSTRTTCMIFMIVAGATVFGHFLAVTTIPSTLSGWVVELPLPHWAIMIVVMFFFLIGGCFMDALGMILLTIPIFFPVAVALGYDPIWFGVVIVLVTELGVITPPVGINVYVVSGIAKGVPLEVIFKGTFPFVLTLITYIVIMIFFPQIALFLPSFLAY is encoded by the coding sequence ATGAATCCAGTCCATGTCGGCCTCCTTGGCGTTCTATTTCTCGTCATTCTTTTATTTTCACGTTTTCCGGTTGCCTTCTGCATGGCCCTTGTGGGGCTGCTCGGTTTCGGGTACCTGGTGAGCCCTGCTGCGGCGCTGAACATCACCGTGAAAGATTTTTATACGGTTTACAGCTCATATGACTTGACGGTCGTCCCGCTGTTCGTTTTTATGGGACAAATTCTCTTCTACTCGGGCATCAGCCGCAAACTCTACGATGCCGCTTTCAAGTGGGTCGGTCATTACAAGGGCGGCCTCGCGATGGCGACGATCGGAGCCTGTGCGGGGTTTTCCGCCATCTGCGGATCCACGAACGCGACGGCGGCGACCATGGCCTCCGTCGCGCTTCCCGAGATGAAACGGCTGAAATACCGTGATGAATTGGCTACGGGTGTCGTGGCCTCCGGGGGGAGCCTCGGAATTCTGATCCCGCCCAGCGTAATCTTCATCGTCTACGGGATCCAGACCGAACAATCCATCGGAAAACTTTTCATGGCTGGGATTCTTCCCGGGATCCTGCTTTCCATCCTCTTCATCCTGACCATCTACATCTGGGTCTCGTTGAGGCCGGAGATCGCCCCACTGGTCGAAAAGCAAGGGTTGAGAACCAGAATCAAGTCCCTGACGGGCTTGGTCGAGGTCATCATCCTGTTTTTGCTGGTCATGAGCGGGCTCTTCCTGGGCATATTCACCCCGACGGAGGCGGGCGCGGTAGGCGCCTTCGGAGGCCTGGTCATTCCTCTCGTGAGGAATCAGCTCAGCTGGGAGGGGTTTCGGGATGCACTCTACTCCTCGACGCGCACGACCTGCATGATCTTCATGATTGTCGCAGGGGCGACGGTATTCGGCCACTTTCTGGCGGTGACCACCATCCCGAGCACCTTGTCGGGGTGGGTCGTGGAGCTTCCCCTGCCTCACTGGGCCATCATGATCGTCGTCATGTTTTTTTTCCTCATAGGGGGATGTTTCATGGACGCCCTCGGAATGATCCTCCTGACAATCCCCATATTCTTCCCGGTTGCGGTCGCCCTTGGCTACGATCCGATCTGGTTTGGGGTGGTGATCGTGCTCGTGACGGAGCTTGGCGTCATTACGCCGCCTGTAGGCATCAATGTGTATGTCGTGAGCGGAATCGCAAAGGGGGTGCCATTGGAGGTCATTTTCAAAGGGACTTTCCCGTTTGTTTTGACGCTGATCACCTACATCGTCATTATGATTTTCTTTCCGCAGATCGCTCTGTTCTTGCCAAGTTTTCTGGCGTATTGA